From a single Couchioplanes caeruleus genomic region:
- a CDS encoding NADH-quinone oxidoreductase subunit G, giving the protein MTDVAKKADTVTLTIDGVEVTAEKGELVIRVAERMGIAIPRFCDHPLLAPAGACRQCLVEVEGQRKPVASCTQTVAEGMIVKTQLSSPVAAKAQAGIMEMLLINHPLDCPTCDKGGECPLQNQAMSSGRPDTRFHEHKREYEKPIHISSQVLLDRERCILCQRCTRFSEEIAGDKFIDLMDRSSGEQINVYRDDFFGGTGTGDGQVGEGEGDVAFNSYFSGNTIQICPVGALTGEQYRFRARPFDLVSTPTTCEHCAAGCAMRADHRRGKVLRRLAGDDPAVNEEWNCDKGRWGFRYTTGYDRITTPMVRDADSGELREASWSEALVVAAEGLAAAKGKGVGVLTGGRLTVEDAYAYAKFARVALGTNDIDFRARPHSAEEAEFLAASVAGVTDVTYEDIETAPSALIVGLEPEEECPILFLRLRKAHGKKRLKVTAVAPYLSRGFEKLGAALVTAVPGDEARLLAGDATVAAALSAPGSLLFVGERLASVPGGLSAAAALAARTGARLAWVPRRAGDRGAVDAGCLPNLLPGGRPVADVGARAELAAAWDVDAGALPAAAGRDTDAIIAAAADGSLGALLVAGVDPADLADPRLAEQALDAVPFLVSVELRQSAVTRRADVVLPIAPAPEKAGTFMDWEGRLRTFDAVLPTGAMTDGRVLEAIAASMDVSLGTGDVAGIRRELGAMPASRSERPALPTVAPASLPEPGAQEAVLATWHQLIDLGTLLDGDEVLAGTARTPVVRLGKDLAEALGVADGDAVTVGTDRGALTLPAEIADLPPRVVWLPTNSPGSTVRRSLGVTSGAVVRLSAGKPGPVLAQGVHS; this is encoded by the coding sequence ATGACCGACGTCGCCAAGAAGGCGGACACCGTCACCCTGACCATCGACGGCGTCGAGGTCACGGCCGAGAAGGGCGAGCTGGTCATCCGGGTCGCCGAGCGGATGGGCATCGCCATCCCGCGGTTCTGCGACCACCCGCTGCTGGCCCCGGCCGGCGCCTGCCGGCAGTGCCTGGTGGAGGTGGAGGGCCAGCGCAAGCCGGTCGCCTCCTGCACCCAGACGGTCGCCGAGGGCATGATCGTCAAGACCCAGCTCAGCTCCCCGGTCGCCGCCAAGGCGCAGGCCGGCATCATGGAGATGCTGCTGATCAACCACCCGCTCGACTGCCCGACCTGCGACAAGGGCGGCGAGTGCCCGCTGCAGAACCAGGCGATGTCGAGCGGCCGTCCCGACACGCGGTTCCACGAGCACAAGCGCGAGTACGAGAAGCCGATCCACATCTCCAGCCAGGTGCTGCTGGACCGGGAGCGGTGCATCCTCTGCCAGCGCTGCACCCGGTTCTCCGAGGAGATCGCCGGTGACAAGTTCATCGACCTGATGGACCGCTCGTCCGGCGAGCAGATCAACGTGTACCGCGACGACTTCTTCGGCGGCACGGGCACCGGTGACGGCCAGGTGGGCGAGGGCGAGGGCGACGTCGCCTTCAACTCGTACTTCTCCGGCAACACGATCCAGATCTGCCCGGTCGGCGCGCTGACCGGCGAGCAGTACAGGTTCCGGGCCCGCCCGTTCGACCTGGTCTCCACGCCGACGACGTGCGAGCACTGCGCGGCCGGCTGCGCGATGCGGGCCGACCACCGCCGCGGCAAGGTGCTGCGCCGCCTCGCCGGCGACGACCCGGCGGTGAACGAGGAGTGGAACTGCGACAAGGGCCGGTGGGGCTTCCGCTACACCACCGGCTACGACCGCATCACCACCCCGATGGTCCGCGACGCCGACAGCGGCGAGCTGCGTGAGGCCTCCTGGTCGGAGGCGCTCGTCGTGGCGGCCGAGGGCCTGGCGGCGGCGAAGGGCAAGGGCGTCGGCGTGCTCACCGGCGGGCGGCTCACCGTCGAGGACGCGTACGCGTACGCGAAGTTCGCCCGGGTCGCCCTCGGCACGAACGACATCGACTTCCGGGCCCGGCCGCACTCGGCGGAGGAGGCGGAGTTCCTGGCCGCTTCGGTCGCCGGGGTCACCGACGTCACGTACGAGGACATCGAGACCGCGCCGTCGGCGCTCATCGTCGGGCTGGAGCCCGAGGAGGAGTGCCCGATCCTGTTCCTGCGCCTGCGCAAGGCCCACGGCAAGAAGCGGCTGAAGGTCACGGCGGTGGCGCCGTACCTGAGCCGCGGCTTCGAGAAGCTCGGTGCGGCGCTGGTGACGGCCGTCCCGGGCGACGAGGCGCGGCTGCTGGCCGGTGACGCGACGGTGGCCGCCGCGCTCAGCGCGCCCGGTTCGCTGCTGTTCGTCGGCGAGCGGCTCGCGAGCGTCCCCGGTGGCCTGTCCGCCGCGGCCGCGCTGGCCGCCCGCACCGGCGCCCGGCTCGCCTGGGTGCCGCGGCGCGCGGGTGACCGCGGCGCGGTGGACGCCGGCTGCCTGCCCAACCTGCTGCCCGGCGGCCGCCCGGTCGCCGACGTGGGGGCGCGGGCCGAACTGGCCGCCGCCTGGGACGTGGACGCGGGCGCCCTGCCCGCCGCCGCGGGCCGGGACACGGACGCGATCATCGCGGCCGCCGCGGACGGCTCGCTCGGCGCCCTGCTGGTCGCCGGCGTCGACCCGGCCGACCTCGCCGACCCGCGCCTGGCCGAGCAGGCCCTGGACGCGGTGCCGTTCCTGGTCAGCGTCGAGCTGCGGCAGAGCGCCGTGACCCGGCGCGCCGACGTGGTCCTGCCGATCGCGCCGGCGCCGGAGAAGGCCGGCACGTTCATGGACTGGGAGGGCCGCCTGCGGACCTTCGACGCCGTGCTGCCGACCGGCGCGATGACCGACGGCCGGGTGCTGGAGGCGATCGCCGCGTCCATGGACGTCTCCCTGGGCACCGGCGACGTCGCCGGGATCCGGCGCGAGCTGGGCGCGATGCCGGCGAGCCGGTCCGAGCGTCCGGCGCTGCCCACGGTCGCGCCGGCAAGCCTGCCGGAGCCGGGCGCGCAGGAGGCGGTCCTCGCCACCTGGCACCAGCTGATCGACCTCGGCACGCTGCTCGACGGCGACGAGGTGCTGGCCGGAACGGCCCGTACGCCGGTGGTGCGGCTCGGCAAGGACCTCGCCGAGGCGCTCGGCGTGGCCGACGGCGACGCCGTCACGGTCGGCACCGACCGCGGCGCGCTCACGCTGCCGGCGGAGATCGCCGACCTGCCCCCGCGGGTCGTGTGGCTGCCCACGAACTCGCCGGGCTCGACGGTGCGTCGCAGCCTGGGCGTCACCTCGGGTGCGGTGGTCCGGCTCAGCGCCGGCAAGCCGGGCCCGGTCCTCGCCCAAGGGGTGCACTCATGA
- the nuoF gene encoding NADH-quinone oxidoreductase subunit NuoF: MTQPRREVLQKLTPVLTKRWLSPDAWKIDVYERLDGYAAVRKALDVHPDDLIQLVKDSGLRGRGGAGFPTGLKWGFIPQGDGKPHYLVINADEGEPGTCKDLPLMTYDPHSLIEGAIIASYAIRASRAYIYIRGEAVHAARRLRNAVKEAYAKGYLGENILGSGFDLDLVVHSGAGAYICGEETALLDSLEGFRGQPRLRPPFPAVAGLYASPTVVNNVGTIASVPYIVLGGADWWKSMGTEKSSGPMIYSLSGRIANPGQYECGLGITLRELIELAGGMKPGHNLKFWTPGGSSTPLLTAEHIDTPMDFEGVAAAGSILGTTAMQIFSDQDCPVYATWRWLEFYHHESCGKCTPCREGNYWMVRTYRRILSGQGTYQDLDTLQDTADNIFGRSFCGLGDGAATPVVSTLKWFRQDYLDYIEGRTAPRLSEKALVGAH; encoded by the coding sequence GTGACCCAGCCACGGCGCGAGGTGCTCCAGAAGCTCACCCCCGTCCTGACCAAGCGCTGGCTGTCGCCGGACGCCTGGAAGATCGACGTGTACGAGCGGCTCGACGGCTACGCCGCGGTCCGCAAGGCGCTGGACGTGCACCCGGACGACCTGATCCAGCTCGTCAAGGACTCGGGCCTGCGCGGCCGCGGCGGCGCCGGCTTCCCGACCGGCCTCAAGTGGGGCTTCATCCCGCAGGGCGACGGCAAGCCGCACTACCTCGTCATCAACGCCGACGAGGGCGAGCCGGGCACCTGCAAGGACCTGCCGCTGATGACGTACGACCCGCACTCGCTGATCGAGGGCGCGATCATCGCCTCGTACGCGATCCGCGCGAGCCGGGCGTACATCTACATCCGTGGCGAGGCCGTGCACGCCGCCCGCCGGCTGCGCAACGCGGTCAAGGAGGCGTACGCCAAGGGCTACCTGGGCGAGAACATCCTCGGCTCCGGGTTCGACCTGGACCTCGTCGTGCACAGCGGCGCGGGCGCGTACATCTGCGGCGAGGAGACGGCCCTGCTGGACTCCCTCGAGGGCTTCCGCGGCCAGCCCCGGCTGCGCCCGCCGTTCCCCGCGGTCGCCGGCCTGTACGCCAGCCCCACCGTCGTCAACAACGTGGGCACCATCGCCTCGGTGCCGTACATCGTGCTCGGCGGCGCGGACTGGTGGAAGAGCATGGGCACGGAGAAGTCGTCCGGCCCGATGATCTACTCGCTGTCCGGCCGGATCGCCAACCCGGGCCAGTACGAGTGCGGCCTCGGCATCACCCTGCGCGAGCTGATCGAGCTCGCGGGCGGCATGAAGCCGGGCCACAACCTGAAGTTCTGGACGCCGGGCGGCTCGTCGACGCCGCTGCTCACCGCCGAGCACATCGACACCCCGATGGACTTCGAGGGCGTCGCGGCCGCGGGCTCCATCCTGGGCACCACGGCGATGCAGATCTTCTCCGACCAGGACTGCCCGGTGTACGCGACCTGGCGCTGGCTGGAGTTCTACCACCACGAGTCCTGTGGCAAGTGCACCCCGTGCCGTGAGGGCAACTACTGGATGGTGCGCACGTACCGCCGGATCCTCTCCGGCCAGGGCACCTACCAGGACCTGGACACCCTGCAGGACACGGCGGACAACATCTTCGGCCGGTCGTTCTGCGGCCTCGGCGACGGCGCGGCCACCCCGGTCGTCTCCACGCTGAAGTGGTTCCGGCAGGACTACCTGGACTACATCGAGGGCCGGACCGCTCCGCGGCTGTCCGAGAAGGCCCTGGTAGGAGCGCACTGA
- the nuoE gene encoding NADH-quinone oxidoreductase subunit NuoE, with amino-acid sequence MSDTTVEFSPAAAPLAEKLLEPAREIIARYPVGRERSALLPLLHLVQTVEGHVSPDGVAFCAEILGINKAQVGAVATFYTMYKRRPTGEYLISVCTNTLCNVLGGQEVYDGLAEHLGVGHDETTADGKITLEHAECLAACDYAPVVTVNYDFAIDEATPEAAVDLAEQLRNGERPMPSRGARICTLKEMQLQLAGFADERDGAVADGVAGAPTLRGVTLAQQHGVAVANFDIDTPITTTKPARDESAKAVKDPSPAGAQPPAKPEGKIASVAKKAAGAVRSAAAVVVDKAEHAVEHRKAGAPVKAGDVKDPEVRAAEARNPDASTPTPDPAQTDVTSVPANRTEAAGAAKNATAGDGKPAGDSERGESIVSESTAAHREQSPATENPGWQNAQRGSEEKK; translated from the coding sequence ATGTCCGATACCACGGTTGAGTTCTCCCCGGCGGCCGCGCCGCTGGCGGAGAAGCTCCTGGAGCCCGCGCGCGAGATCATCGCCCGCTACCCGGTGGGCCGCGAGCGCTCCGCGCTGCTGCCGCTGCTGCACCTCGTGCAGACGGTGGAGGGGCACGTCAGCCCCGACGGCGTGGCGTTCTGCGCCGAGATCCTGGGCATCAACAAGGCCCAGGTCGGCGCGGTGGCGACCTTCTACACGATGTACAAGCGCCGCCCGACCGGCGAGTACCTGATCAGCGTCTGCACCAACACGCTGTGCAACGTGCTGGGCGGGCAGGAGGTCTACGACGGCCTCGCCGAGCACCTCGGCGTCGGCCACGACGAGACCACCGCCGACGGCAAGATCACGCTGGAGCACGCCGAGTGCCTGGCGGCGTGTGACTACGCCCCGGTGGTGACGGTCAACTACGACTTCGCCATCGACGAGGCCACGCCCGAGGCGGCGGTCGACCTGGCCGAGCAGCTGCGCAACGGCGAGCGGCCGATGCCCAGCCGCGGCGCCCGCATCTGCACGCTCAAGGAGATGCAGCTGCAGCTCGCCGGTTTCGCCGACGAGCGCGACGGCGCGGTGGCCGACGGCGTCGCCGGCGCGCCCACCCTGCGCGGGGTCACGCTGGCCCAGCAGCACGGGGTCGCGGTGGCGAACTTCGACATCGACACCCCGATCACGACGACCAAGCCGGCCCGGGACGAGTCGGCGAAGGCCGTCAAGGACCCCTCCCCGGCCGGTGCGCAGCCCCCGGCCAAGCCCGAGGGCAAGATCGCCAGCGTCGCCAAGAAGGCGGCGGGCGCGGTCAGGTCCGCGGCCGCGGTGGTCGTCGACAAGGCCGAGCACGCGGTCGAGCACCGCAAGGCGGGCGCGCCGGTCAAGGCCGGCGACGTCAAGGACCCGGAGGTACGCGCGGCGGAGGCCCGCAACCCCGACGCCTCCACGCCGACGCCCGACCCGGCGCAGACCGACGTCACCAGCGTGCCGGCCAACCGCACCGAGGCTGCGGGGGCGGCGAAGAACGCCACTGCCGGCGACGGCAAGCCCGCGGGTGACAGCGAGCGCGGCGAGAGCATCGTCAGCGAGAGCACCGCAGCGCACAGGGAGCAGTCGCCCGCCACGGAGAACCCGGGCTGGCAGAACGCTCAGCGCGGCAGCGAGGAGAAGAAGTGA
- a CDS encoding NADH-quinone oxidoreductase subunit D, producing the protein MTSQSTAGGAYATERETTEGRVFTVTGGDWDSVTSSVDPLSNEKIVVNMGPQHPSTHGVLRLVLELEGETVTECRPVVGYLHTGIEKNLEYRNWTQGVTFVTRMDYLSNMFNEAGYCLAVEKLLGVTDQITERTNTIRVMFMELQRIASHLVWLATTGMELGAISMMLYGFREREYILDIFEETSGLRMNNGFIRPGGLSQDLPESAVKKIRDFLVYMPKKLKEYEDMLSGQVIWQERTQGVAVLDVTGCMALGTTGPVLRAAGLAWDLRKTMPYCGYETYEFDVPTATTADVWGRYLVRVAEIRESLKIVEQALDRLRPGPIWIEDKKIAWPAQLALGVDGLGNSLEHVAKIMGQSMESLIHHFKLVTEGFRVPPGQVYVGIEHPRGELGVHAVSDGGTHPYRVHYRDPSFVNLQAISAMAEGALLADVIAGGASLDPVMGGCDR; encoded by the coding sequence ATGACAAGCCAATCGACTGCGGGCGGAGCGTACGCCACCGAACGAGAGACCACCGAGGGCCGCGTCTTCACGGTCACCGGCGGCGACTGGGACTCCGTCACCAGCAGCGTCGATCCGCTCAGCAACGAGAAGATCGTCGTCAACATGGGCCCGCAGCACCCGTCCACGCACGGCGTGCTGCGCCTCGTGCTGGAGCTCGAGGGTGAGACGGTGACTGAGTGCCGTCCCGTCGTGGGCTACCTGCACACCGGCATCGAGAAGAACCTCGAGTACCGCAACTGGACCCAGGGCGTCACGTTCGTGACCCGCATGGACTACCTGTCCAACATGTTCAACGAGGCCGGCTACTGCCTCGCCGTGGAGAAGCTGCTCGGCGTCACCGACCAGATCACCGAGCGGACGAACACGATCCGGGTCATGTTCATGGAGCTCCAGCGGATCGCCTCGCACCTGGTGTGGCTGGCGACCACCGGCATGGAGCTCGGCGCGATCTCGATGATGCTGTACGGCTTCCGCGAGCGCGAGTACATCCTCGACATCTTCGAGGAGACCTCCGGCCTGCGGATGAACAACGGCTTCATCCGCCCGGGCGGCCTCTCGCAGGACCTGCCCGAGTCGGCCGTCAAGAAGATCCGCGACTTCCTCGTCTACATGCCGAAGAAGCTCAAGGAGTACGAGGACATGCTCTCCGGCCAGGTGATCTGGCAGGAGCGTACGCAGGGCGTCGCCGTCCTCGACGTCACCGGCTGCATGGCGCTGGGCACCACCGGACCGGTCCTGCGCGCCGCGGGCCTCGCCTGGGACCTGCGCAAGACCATGCCGTACTGCGGCTACGAGACGTACGAGTTCGACGTCCCGACCGCCACGACGGCCGACGTGTGGGGCCGCTACCTGGTCCGGGTCGCCGAGATCCGCGAGTCCCTGAAGATCGTCGAGCAGGCGCTCGACCGGCTGCGCCCCGGTCCGATCTGGATCGAGGACAAGAAGATCGCCTGGCCGGCGCAGCTCGCGCTCGGGGTCGACGGGCTCGGCAACTCGCTCGAGCACGTCGCCAAGATCATGGGTCAGTCGATGGAGTCGCTGATCCACCACTTCAAGCTCGTGACCGAGGGCTTCCGGGTACCGCCGGGGCAGGTCTACGTCGGCATCGAGCACCCGCGCGGCGAGCTCGGCGTGCACGCGGTGTCCGACGGTGGCACGCACCCGTACCGGGTGCACTACCGCGACCCGAGCTTCGTGAACCTGCAGGCCATCTCCGCGATGGCCGAAGGCGCTCTGCTGGCCGACGTGATCGCCGGCGGCGCGTCCCTGGACCCGGTGATGGGTGGGTGTGACCGATAG
- a CDS encoding NADH-quinone oxidoreductase subunit C, with product MTTHSDGAVPATQPVGANLDAPAQTPPSPAKGMFGVKGTGDVSGFGGLARRRPTTVDSPRPFGGYFDEVYDALEEAYPGFADAVEKVVVDRGELTLHIAPERIAEVCQIMRDDESLRFELCSSVDGVDYLGSDPRRLHVAYQLTSMTYRRRVRLEAAVAVGQSLPSVTSIYPTADWQEREIYDMFGVVFDGHPNLTRILMPDDWEGHPQRKDYPLGGIPVEYKGAEIPPPDQRRVYQ from the coding sequence GTGACAACGCACTCTGACGGCGCCGTGCCGGCGACGCAGCCGGTCGGCGCGAACCTCGACGCCCCGGCGCAGACACCGCCGAGTCCCGCCAAGGGCATGTTCGGCGTCAAGGGCACCGGCGACGTCTCCGGCTTCGGCGGCCTGGCCCGCCGGCGCCCGACCACGGTGGACAGCCCGCGGCCGTTCGGCGGCTACTTCGACGAGGTGTACGACGCGCTGGAGGAGGCCTACCCCGGCTTCGCCGACGCCGTCGAGAAGGTGGTCGTCGACCGTGGCGAGCTCACCCTGCACATCGCGCCGGAGCGGATCGCCGAGGTCTGCCAGATCATGCGCGACGACGAGTCGCTGCGCTTCGAGCTGTGCTCCTCGGTCGACGGCGTCGACTACCTGGGCAGCGACCCACGCCGGCTGCACGTGGCGTACCAGCTGACCTCCATGACGTACCGCCGCCGGGTGCGCCTGGAGGCCGCGGTCGCCGTCGGGCAGAGCCTGCCCAGCGTGACCTCGATCTACCCGACCGCCGACTGGCAGGAGCGGGAGATCTACGACATGTTCGGCGTCGTCTTCGACGGCCACCCCAACCTGACCCGGATCCTCATGCCGGACGACTGGGAGGGGCACCCGCAGCGCAAGGACTATCCGCTCGGCGGCATTCCCGTCGAGTACAAGGGCGCCGAGATTCCGCCTCCTGACCAGCGGAGGGTCTACCAATGA
- a CDS encoding NuoB/complex I 20 kDa subunit family protein, producing MGIEEKLPSGILLTSVEKLSNWARKSSFWGATFGLACCAIEMMAAGGPHYDLGRWGMEVFRASPRQADLMIVAGRVSQKMAPVVRQIYDQMPEPRSVISMGVCASSGGMFNNYAIVQGVDHIVPVDIYLPGCPPRPEMLIDAILKMREKVMAQPLGPNGRKMLEARKERGDVPIVAPGAMPSSYRVDKARRAEWTQAVKEGREEQLRIENWMKLQPHLREG from the coding sequence ATGGGTATCGAAGAGAAGCTGCCGAGCGGCATCCTCCTCACCTCGGTGGAGAAGCTGTCCAACTGGGCCCGCAAGTCGTCGTTCTGGGGCGCCACCTTCGGCCTCGCCTGCTGCGCGATCGAGATGATGGCCGCCGGCGGTCCGCACTACGACCTCGGCCGCTGGGGCATGGAGGTCTTCCGGGCCTCGCCCCGGCAGGCCGACCTCATGATCGTCGCCGGCCGGGTGAGCCAGAAGATGGCCCCGGTCGTGCGCCAGATCTACGACCAGATGCCCGAGCCGCGCTCGGTGATCTCGATGGGCGTCTGCGCCTCCTCGGGCGGCATGTTCAACAACTACGCGATCGTGCAGGGCGTCGACCACATCGTGCCGGTCGACATCTACCTGCCCGGCTGCCCGCCGCGGCCCGAGATGCTGATCGACGCGATCCTCAAGATGCGCGAGAAGGTCATGGCCCAGCCGCTCGGCCCGAACGGCCGCAAGATGCTCGAGGCCCGCAAGGAGCGCGGCGACGTTCCGATCGTCGCCCCCGGCGCGATGCCGTCGTCGTACCGCGTGGACAAGGCGCGGCGCGCGGAGTGGACCCAGGCGGTCAAGGAAGGCCGTGAGGAGCAGCTGCGCATCGAGAACTGGATGAAGCTGCAGCCGCACCTTCGGGAGGGGTGA
- a CDS encoding NADH-quinone oxidoreductase subunit A, whose amino-acid sequence MTLNPYVPIIGLLVLGALFALFSVAIAPIVGPKRYNRAKLDAYECGIEPAPQPIGGGRFPVKFYLTAMLFIIFDIETIFLYPWAVSFESLGLFGFVEMVLFIVTVFIAYTYVWRRGGLNWD is encoded by the coding sequence ATGACGCTCAATCCCTACGTACCGATCATCGGGCTGCTGGTCCTCGGCGCGCTCTTCGCCCTGTTCTCGGTGGCGATCGCCCCGATCGTCGGTCCGAAGCGGTACAACCGGGCCAAGCTCGATGCGTACGAGTGCGGCATCGAACCGGCGCCGCAGCCGATCGGCGGCGGCCGCTTCCCGGTCAAGTTCTACCTGACCGCGATGCTGTTCATCATCTTCGACATCGAGACGATCTTCCTCTACCCGTGGGCCGTGTCCTTCGAGTCGCTCGGCCTGTTCGGGTTCGTCGAGATGGTCCTCTTCATCGTCACCGTCTTCATCGCCTACACGTACGTGTGGCGACGCGGCGGCCTCAACTGGGACTGA
- a CDS encoding geranylgeranyl reductase family protein: MNGTVADEADVIVVGAGPGGSAAAYHMARHGLRVLLLEKTEFPREKVCGDGLTPRAVRQLVRMGVDTSEKAGWLHNRGLRVIGGGVRLELDWPDLASFPNYGLVRTRMDFDDMLAQRAVEAGALLRTGVAVSGPVLDADGYAIGVEAKVGPEKESVQYLAPLVIAADGVSGKLPLAMGLAKRDDRPIGVAVRRYYNSPARADDDYLESWLELRSAQDPDRLLPGYGWIFGLGDGRVNAGLGILNSSDAFGKTNYRAMLTDWLGSTPEDWGLRDEANADGPILGAALPMGFNRVPHYTRGMMLVGDSGGMVNPMNGEGIAYAMESGELAAEVAVQALARAAGPDRERALRAYPAELKERFGGYYRLGGIFVKLIGNPQVMRIATKHGMPHPTLMRFVLKLLANLTDPRDGDAMDRIINGLTKVAPAV; this comes from the coding sequence GTGAACGGGACCGTCGCCGACGAGGCTGACGTGATCGTGGTCGGTGCCGGGCCGGGCGGATCCGCCGCGGCCTACCACATGGCCAGGCACGGGCTGAGAGTGTTGCTGCTGGAGAAGACGGAGTTCCCGCGGGAGAAGGTCTGCGGGGACGGCCTGACTCCACGCGCGGTGCGCCAGCTCGTCCGTATGGGCGTGGACACCTCGGAGAAGGCCGGCTGGCTGCACAACCGCGGCCTGCGAGTGATCGGTGGCGGGGTCCGGCTCGAGCTGGACTGGCCCGACCTCGCGAGCTTCCCGAACTACGGGCTCGTGCGCACCCGGATGGACTTCGACGACATGCTGGCCCAGCGGGCCGTCGAGGCCGGCGCACTGCTGCGCACCGGCGTCGCGGTCAGCGGCCCGGTGCTGGACGCGGACGGCTACGCCATCGGGGTCGAGGCCAAGGTGGGTCCGGAGAAGGAGTCCGTCCAGTATCTGGCGCCGCTGGTGATCGCGGCGGACGGCGTGTCCGGCAAGCTGCCGCTCGCGATGGGTCTCGCCAAGCGGGACGACCGCCCGATCGGCGTCGCCGTGCGCCGCTACTACAACTCCCCGGCGCGCGCCGACGACGACTACCTGGAGTCGTGGCTGGAGCTGCGCAGCGCGCAGGACCCCGACCGCCTGCTGCCCGGGTACGGCTGGATCTTCGGCCTCGGCGACGGCCGGGTCAACGCCGGCCTCGGCATCCTGAACTCGTCGGACGCCTTCGGCAAGACCAACTACCGCGCGATGCTGACCGACTGGCTCGGCTCCACCCCGGAGGACTGGGGCCTGCGCGACGAGGCCAACGCCGACGGGCCGATCCTCGGCGCCGCCCTCCCGATGGGCTTCAACCGCGTGCCGCACTACACGCGCGGCATGATGCTGGTCGGCGACTCGGGCGGCATGGTGAACCCCATGAACGGCGAGGGCATCGCGTACGCCATGGAGTCCGGCGAGCTGGCCGCGGAGGTGGCCGTCCAGGCCCTCGCGCGCGCCGCCGGCCCGGACCGGGAGCGGGCACTGCGGGCGTACCCGGCGGAGTTGAAGGAGCGTTTCGGGGGGTACTACCGGCTGGGCGGGATCTTCGTGAAGCTCATCGGCAACCCCCAGGTCATGCGCATCGCCACCAAGCACGGCATGCCGCACCCGACGCTGATGCGCTTCGTGCTCAAGCTGCTGGCGAATCTGACGGATCCACGGGACGGGGATGCGATGGACCGCATCATCAACGGTCTGACGAAGGTGGCACCCGCGGTATGA
- a CDS encoding demethylmenaquinone methyltransferase, whose product MTRADLDKQPHEVAEMFDGVAERYDLTNTVLSFGQDRGWRRTTRAALALRPGDRVLDVGAGTGVSTEELGRSGAYAVGADLSTGMLRAGRRSGRTVPLVAGDALRLPFADEAFDAVTISFALRNVVDTGAALRELARVTRPGGRLVVCEFSSPTSPAFRTVYMSYLMRSLPAVARGVSSNPDAYVYLAESIRAWPDQEGLADRIAAAGPWGRVAWRNLTGGIVALHRATKR is encoded by the coding sequence GTGACGCGCGCAGACCTGGACAAGCAGCCGCATGAAGTCGCCGAGATGTTCGACGGCGTCGCCGAGCGGTACGACCTGACCAACACCGTGCTCTCGTTCGGGCAGGACCGGGGCTGGCGGCGGACGACCCGGGCGGCGCTCGCGCTGCGTCCGGGGGACCGGGTGCTCGACGTCGGCGCGGGCACCGGCGTGTCGACGGAGGAGCTGGGCCGTTCGGGGGCGTACGCGGTGGGCGCCGACCTGTCGACCGGCATGCTGCGCGCGGGGCGGCGGTCCGGGCGGACGGTGCCGCTGGTGGCGGGGGATGCACTGCGCCTGCCGTTCGCCGACGAGGCGTTCGACGCGGTGACGATCTCCTTCGCGCTGCGCAACGTCGTGGACACCGGGGCCGCGCTGCGCGAGCTGGCGCGGGTGACCCGGCCCGGTGGGCGCCTGGTGGTGTGCGAGTTCAGCAGCCCCACCAGCCCCGCTTTCCGCACGGTCTACATGTCGTACCTGATGCGGAGCCTGCCGGCGGTCGCGCGCGGGGTCTCGAGCAACCCGGACGCGTACGTGTATCTGGCCGAGTCGATCCGCGCCTGGCCGGACCAGGAGGGTCTGGCCGATCGCATCGCGGCGGCCGGGCCGTGGGGCCGGGTCGCGTGGCGCAACCTGACCGGGGGGATCGTCGCCCTGCATAGGGCTACAAAGAGGTAA